In the genome of Pseudosulfitobacter sp. DSM 107133, the window GTCTCTGTTAGGGGCCATGAAGGCAAACGGTCTGGAGATCGAGGACGGATGAGCGCCAGTCTCCCCGGTGATGCCGGACAGGGCAAAGGTTCCGCGGGTTCGATCTGATCCCGTTTGGATAAGGGGAGCGATGGACCGGCGGGTCGGGGCAGAGTGCCCCTCGCCCGGGCAGCAATGCCCCCCGAACCAGAAAATTCCCCTGCCCCTTCGGGCCATTCCTCGCGGGAGCAATTTTCCGGCCTTGGGCGCATTCTCCGCTGCGCTCCGATCCTGACGGATGCGGCCCGGTCGCCGCCGGTCCTGATATCGCCCCATCCAAATCGGGTCAGATCAAACAGAGGAACCAGACAATGCCCCATCAGACAGACATCCAAGAGGAGACCGGCGTGACCTCCGGCATCCTCGACCACCTGGCACTTCACGGCGCAACACCGGGACCCGGCGAGACCGATCACCGCCCCCTGCCCCAGCCCGACGAAGTCGAACTCGCCATGGCGACCCTCTTTGACACCACCATCGGCCTCCTCACTGGCAGCCAGTTGGAAGACAATCTCGAAGAGATGCTCTGGTCCCTCACCTCGATCTTCCATCGTCGGCTCACCCATATCCAGAAGCTTCTCGACGACAACGAATTCGAGGTCAGGGAAAGCTTGGGGCTACAGGACGGCTCCGAGGTCGCCTCGGTCGAACTCGAGCGCCTCCAGATGATCGGGCTCAAGCTCTGGGACCATCGCGACGCCTTCGAGCAGATGCGCGATCTGGCCGTAGACCACTTCTCGGCCGCCACCGGTTCGCCCTGGCTCCCCCGCACCGGATCCAAGGTCTCACATCGCGGCCTCACCTCCGCCGTGGTGGACAGCCGGGCCTATCTCTCGGCCAAGCGTCGCAAGGAGACCGAGGTGCACTGCCCCGAAGGCACGCGGATCGCTTTCTCAGGCGGGGACTATCAGGCTTACGATCTGATCTGGTCCGTCCTCGATGCCACCCATGCGAAATACCCCGACATGGTGCTGCTGCATGGTGGCACGCCCAAAGGCGCCGAGATGATCGCGGCCCGCTGGGCAGATACCCGTGGGATCACCCAGGTGGTCTTCAAGCCCGACTGGAAGAGCCACGGCAAGGCCGCCCCCTTCAAGCGCAACGACAAGATGCTCGAAACCATGCCACAGGGTCTGATTGCCACGCCCGGTTCGGGCATCACCGAGAACATCGTCGACAAGGCCCGCAAGCTCGGAATCCGCATCAAGAGGATCGGGGCTTAGGCCCCGGTTCACGCCCCGCGCAAGAGGTCCTGTACGACGGAAGGCTTCTTGGCGATCAATGCCAGCAGAACCTGTGCTGGGCCTGTCGGGTGCCGGCGCCCGTGTTCCCAGTTCAGGAGCGTACCTTTCGCGACGCCAATGCTCTTCGCAAACTCGGCCTGGGACAGGCCCGTCCGTTGCCGGACTTCGGCGACATCGACCTCCGCCACGGAAACTTCATGCACTTTGGCGTCGGCCAAATCGCCATTCGCGAAGGCCAGAGCCTCTTCGAGGCCCTTGGATACGGTTTCAAATGCACTCATGTTGCGTCTCCATATTTCGCGACAAGCGCCTTGCTCATCTCTACCGCAGCAGCTTGTTCGGTCTTTGACAGGTTGGCTTTCTCATTCTTGGCAAAGACCGTAATCAGAAAGATCGGCATATGGGTCCCGCCAAAGACATACACCGTCCTGAAGCCGCCACTCTTGCCGCTCCCCTCTCTCGGGATGCGGACTTTGCGTAATCCGCCGCCAAGAGAGACGCCCGCTTCCGGATTGGCGGCAATGAAGTTGATCGCCGCCTCACGCTCCTGGTCCGACATGATTGCCTTGGCGCGCCTTTGGAATTCGGGCAGTTCGACCACTGTCTGCAATCGCGTCATCTCTTGTCCCATATAGGTTTCGGCGGTGTATGTGTCAATGACGTATAGCATGAGCACTGGAAGGACAAGTCGCCGACGCTTGCCGGAGCTAGAGAGGATGTCCCGTCCGTTGGTAGCGGCGGCCCTTGGTCAAATGTCCTGTCGCATTTTCTGACCTAACCAACCAGCCGGGCTGTCATCTAGGGCTATTGGGTGGTTGCTGTGTCTCGTGGCGACCCGGTCTTTCGTTCCACGCTCTGATCGCGCCGAGCACTCCTCCGCATCGTGGGCGCTTCAGCGAAGACTATCGGCACGTTAGTGATCCTGGGGATGCGACTTTGACGTCTGGACTATGTCTCATCTTCGGTGAATTTGGAAGGAGTCAAGACACTCGTGGCATCTCCCTCGGCCGTTCACCCAGTTTCCTTCGTGGCCAGGGCACTTCTCCCGATGTGTTGCTTTGCATGACACGCTGGTCGCAGCTGTCGTCCCGTCCACAAAGGTTGTCGCCGATCTTTTTCCCCTGACCCACCAAAGAACAGGGGTGGGCCATTCCTCGCGCAGCAAAAAGACCGGCGCCTGCCCCTCTCCGCTGCGCTTCGCCTTCGGAGTGGTCGGGCCTTGGCCAGCTGCATGACCGCACGTCGTGCTGCAACGCAAACAAGGAGAAGAGCAATGACCACGAACTGCATCAAATTCACCAGCGCCGACATCGAAACCGCCAAGGGCGTCGGCTCCATCTCGACCTTGACCTTCGACCTCGACATCACAGTCGAACCCGTCGCGAGCACGAACCCGATGGCCCCCACACACCGCGTCCTCGGCCGCTCCCCGCGTGGCAAGCTGGTTGAGTGCGGCGGCATCTGGAAGAAGCAGAACAAGGAGACCGGCGCCGACTACTTCACGCTGACCATCCGCGACCACGGCTTCAACGCCAACCTCGGCAAGGCGGCAAGCCAGGACGATCTGTCCCTGCAGGCGATCATCCCCTGGGGCCCCAAAGACGCCGCGTGACGCAAAGAATCGGCTGGGGCAACCCAGCCGATTCTCGTTGTCTCCTATGGCACTGACACGATTTATTATGTGTTGGAGTGGCATGGGCGATGTGTTTGACGGAACCAAGTGACCACGGTTCAGATGTAGAACTTTTCTGATGCAGCTCGCTGCGTGGCTGTCGTGTTTGCGGATCCGCTAGGCGTTTCGACGCTTCAAGCCATGTGCCGTTTGACAGCCGTGCAGTTACATAAATGTATTTTAAAACAGTAGGTTAAAGTATTTTTACCGCGCCGTTCGAGTTGAGTGCTGCGCAGAAGGCCGCACCGTTGGTTCCATATGTTGGGCCGCCTTTTTCGCCGCTCACTATAGCTTGT includes:
- a CDS encoding DUF2493 domain-containing protein, with product MPHQTDIQEETGVTSGILDHLALHGATPGPGETDHRPLPQPDEVELAMATLFDTTIGLLTGSQLEDNLEEMLWSLTSIFHRRLTHIQKLLDDNEFEVRESLGLQDGSEVASVELERLQMIGLKLWDHRDAFEQMRDLAVDHFSAATGSPWLPRTGSKVSHRGLTSAVVDSRAYLSAKRRKETEVHCPEGTRIAFSGGDYQAYDLIWSVLDATHAKYPDMVLLHGGTPKGAEMIAARWADTRGITQVVFKPDWKSHGKAAPFKRNDKMLETMPQGLIATPGSGITENIVDKARKLGIRIKRIGA
- a CDS encoding DUF736 family protein, producing the protein MTTNCIKFTSADIETAKGVGSISTLTFDLDITVEPVASTNPMAPTHRVLGRSPRGKLVECGGIWKKQNKETGADYFTLTIRDHGFNANLGKAASQDDLSLQAIIPWGPKDAA
- a CDS encoding helix-turn-helix domain-containing protein — protein: MSAFETVSKGLEEALAFANGDLADAKVHEVSVAEVDVAEVRQRTGLSQAEFAKSIGVAKGTLLNWEHGRRHPTGPAQVLLALIAKKPSVVQDLLRGA
- a CDS encoding type II toxin-antitoxin system RelE/ParE family toxin, with translation MTRLQTVVELPEFQRRAKAIMSDQEREAAINFIAANPEAGVSLGGGLRKVRIPREGSGKSGGFRTVYVFGGTHMPIFLITVFAKNEKANLSKTEQAAAVEMSKALVAKYGDAT